CAAGAACACACTGTTAGTGATCAAGGAGAACACTCTACTGAGGGGACCAAAAAACAAACTACTCAGGAGAGCAAAGAGGTTAAAAATGCCTTACCAGAACGTGAAGGTGATTTGGTAAGTCAAAATGCTAAACGTACAGAAGGATCAGATGGTCATACAGAAGAAGCCTCAGTTGAAGCCGGTGGATCAGGTGGAGGTGGAAAAGCCGGTAAACCAGAACCTGGATCAGTTATCCAGCCACCACCTGAAAAAGTTGAACAAAGAGAAGAAGGGGTTAATAGTGAAGATAATAGAGTTACTGGAGAGCTTGGAGCTAAGAGACCCGCTGCTGAAAGAGGTAGCGAGGGTCCCCCGGGTCAACCTGGAGAGTTATCCAGGCCAGCTCAAGAAGAAGGCCAGACTGATTCAAGATCACAATTACCCGGCCCAGAAGCAGCATTAAGTCCCTCTGGTAAGGGATCAGAATTACCCAACCCAGATCAAAGACAAGTAACTGATACGAATGGAGACGGTTCTGGTGGTACTACTGTCACAAAAGGCGCTACTTCTGAAAATGCTTTGAATTCTGGCGGTGCTTCTGCTACTGGAGATCGGTCTACTGGTTCTAGAGCTCCGGCCGAACCACAGGTAACTAGTACGACCGTTTTGAATACTGGTGGCAGTGGTTCCATGAATAATCCTACTGGTACACGGTTGAATCATGGAGGTAGTGCTGGTAACTTGTTACCATCAGTTCCTAGGGTTGAAGAATTACCTTCAAGAGCAAGTGCTTCATTAATACATCCTTTAACACCTGATGAAACTACTATTAGACCCAGTGTTCCTCAACTAGCCGGTGCTGAAACAACTGTTAGATCACAAACCAAACAAGTCCCAATCAATCCTCTTCCTAACACTAGTTCTACCAATGCAACTCCACCGCCAACTCCTAATCCAGTAACACTTCCTACTGTGTTACCATCTAGCCCAAGAGCTCCAGATGCAGCTCCGAATACTCCTCAGGCAACACCTAATACTTCACCACCTAATACTCCACCCACTACTCCTGCAAACAAAGACGATGGAgtgaaaaatgtgttaatgaGCGTGTTGAGAGAGTTGGAGAGGAGTTTGGATGAGGTGAATGAAATTGAACTATCACGTCCTGAAACACCAAATAAACAATCTTTATGCGATGTTTTAAATACTACGACCACGAACATATGTCAAACAAATTCTAACCCAGCTAACGCGGGGAACACTGGTGCCCCTGTGAACCCCGAGTTACTAGGCCTGGTGAACAGATACTACGTGAACAACGCGTGTGTGACTGAGAACTCACTGAATCAATTGTACAACAGTGGCGACTTTTCATACAAATTGTTGTCCAAACACTTGGCACAGTTTAGTAAAAAAGCGCCAAACAAAACTGTTCAAACGGTTTATGACAAGTCTGTACCAGTAGTAACAAAGTTAACTGAATTATTCAAAGACGCTGAAACGGCTCTAGTTTCAGACACTGTGAAGAAGTTACTGGAAAAAAGATACTCAGTTTTAACCACGGCACTCTGCGGTGTCGCAAATAACCAACAAGACTTTCTCTCCAGCACTGAGCTCAACAATAACCACGTCACACTCTCACTCAATGAAGAAGACTTCATCAATCAAGCGGTAACCCTCAgttacatagttaatttatacatttaataatatataatataatttatgtgtAGACTAAAGAATTGATGAAGGCGTATGAGCCAATGGTGGAGTTGCTGAGGGAGTTTAACACTTTGTTACCGAAGCTGTTTGAGTTATTTGAGGAAGGATttgagaataaaattaatttagtttcTTCACTAGCACATGTTAAACCTCAGGAGTCCACTGCCAGTAGTGGTACTCGTAGTGGGTCCGGTACTGGTAATACGGGTGTGGTACCTGGTGGTGGTGGAAATGCTGGACCTCCAGCACATGCGCTGATACAGTATGTAGATGATCAGGATAGAGAAATAGCCGCAGTTCATGGGCATCCATCTTTGATTCAAAGAATTAAATCTctattacaaattaattctCCTGCTGATCCAGCTCCCACTAGACCTAACGAACCGGCTCCAGCACGTAAACAGCCTCCTAGACGGGAACCCGGTACATCTGGTCAGTCTAGACCCAGTGGTCCAGATTCCACCCCTGTGAATGGGTTAAGGTTATTGGATAGAGCATCACCAGGAGGTGTTAATGTGGATCAACATACTCCTAGAACTGCTACTTCGGGTTTAACTCCACTACCGGGTCCCCAGGCTCCAAGTAATCCAGGCACTGGAAACTCTGGACAAGGTAATGTGGTTCCCAGTCCCCCAGCGCCTATTAATCCTGGTGCTGGACTTGGCAGTGCAGATGCCCCCGGTGAGACTGATGGGTCTGAAGGGGTATTTGGAGGTTTAAAGAGAAGGCTGAAATCTCTGGTATCCAATTCACCGGGTCAACCCGCAACTAAAAATGTACAACATGAAATTGATGATGAGCTTTTAACCGCGGCGTATGCACAGTTTGAACACTTGGGACTctttaaaactaaaaatgGGAAATTAGTTCCCGAACTCGATGAACAAAAAGTTAAAACACTCGTTCGATCCAATCTACTCTCACTCAAGTAATCATACTACATAGTTATGTTACCTAATTATTCACATATTTACGCATTCTATTGTTGTTGTAGTGAGTTTGATTCGATGTATAATTTGGTGATTGGTCCGCAGCGTTCGATGCATGGGTTGTATGAGTTTGTGGAGCATTTGTTGTTGTCGCCAGATGCTGATGAGAAGATTTCCGCTTTAAACGACAAGAAGTTGATGGAGCAAATCAACAAGGTTGTCAGTCCCTTGGAAGATTTATATGAACAAGTAAAGTCAAATTCCAAAGATTTAAGGCTAAGAATGCCAAAAATTCCAGTAGAAGAAACTGTTACAGTGAGGAGAACAAAGAGAGGCGCCGCTGAACATAGGCCAAGCACTGCTGGTTCAAGCTTTCAAGTAGTTTCAAACTCAAGTGGAGTCAAAGTCTCACAAGAAGGCCAATTAgccaaaattaaaaaccTGTTCAAACCACTCTTGGGAAATGTAATCTCTCAATACAATAGTTAATAgaataattagtataaataattaatataatttaaataatgaatttCATAGGGTATGACGGGATCGACGTGGTTTTTAGTAGTATCATCGgttttaattatactaatataataatattattatgtgCTAGTTGTTGGGGAATTTGTAAAACTATACCGCCGTTAAGTGACGTATActttgattaatttataaatttttgttttaaactgtttataataattttaaccattGGATTGGAGCGGAATTAGCCAAAGTGTGTGGACTGGCTGTTGATGATACCTGCCACGGAAGGATGCAATATAATGCACTAGTTCAATCACTGTTGATTATGAAcgaaaaaaatataaatttgtggaatttctttaaaatttactactaaaatgtttaattCAATATCGtaacttttttaaattaaattttccAACTTTTTTATCGTATTCCTAAAAAGTACGTTTCCAGCCCATttttctacacattattcttattattAGCACAGTATTAGCAATAATTAATTCAGTATAATTAGTAGCTAATGGAATTAATTTAGTGCTGAATAATATAGTGAACGAGACTGACAGTGTGTTACTGGCGAATCCGAAGCTTATCAAGGATGAGCAGCATAACGCTTTTCAGGGTTTGCTAAGTTTCGACGAGTCTCTGCTCTACTCATCAGGGCATTTTTCGTCCAGGAATGAGCTCATCTCTTGCATCGTAGCCATGCTCCATGGCGTTGAAGTTTTAACTTATCTTCCCACTCTATACCTCTATAAAGACGATTTCAAAATCTCTCCAGGTATATCTTACCAAGTTTTTACTCAAATTTCACTCAAAATTTACTCAAATTTTACTCAAAAAAATTCATTTGTGACGAATCTGatgtaaaattgattaatttatgtaaatttttatgtatTGTAAATTGATTGATTTGTAGCGTTGTTGACGTTTATTTTGGGTTTGATAAGGTTGCCCTTGAATTCTAAGTTATTGTTGGCGTTTATGAGTGATTCTGTACCGATTTTTGGTAGTCGGAGGAAAAGTTATTTGGCTATCGGATCCTTCATTTGCTTTTCCTCAATGTTCATCCTCGGACTCTTAAATGAAAGCTATTCCATTATCCTCACAACTTTACTCTTCGCACTCTGCTCTCTCGGATCCGCCGTATCCCACTACCCTGTTATACagttatactattatacagtattaactaaaattatttacgCAGTGCAATAATTCTTTAGTTGTGTAGTGTGATTGGAGAGGCACTGGTGATTGAGTGTGCCTATAAACAGAGTACGGATCAGGTGACGAAAACAATTTCaacattttatacatttcgTAAATTAACCTTCGCAGCCATGTCATACCTCTCCTCCATCCTCATGATGATCATTAAAAAACGGGTAATCTCCAAGCTTATTGTAGTGTTAGCTTAGCATAGCATATAGTTAACAGTTTAGTCaagtaaatagttaatgCCGTAGTCAAGTATATAGTTGGCAGTGTGTATGTGGATTAGGAAATATTTATGATATCGTCGAGTTTACCGTTttgtgtattttttacatcaTTTTTCATTCAAGAGAAGCCGTTTGGGTATTACTTGACCATAAAGGAACAGTATAATCGATTAGTCTCCTTCGCTTCAAAACCTGAAATCAAAAATCCGTCCATATTCCTCTTCATCTCAATGGTACCCTCATACGACttctaattatttaaccTAAGGGGTGTTCACCCCTAGACTTTATACAcagttaatataatatttggtGTAGATAGTACCGAGTGCTGGTACAGCgatgttttattttatgaCTGAGCGGTTGCACTTTCAGCCTGAGATTTTTGGTCGTTTTTCGGCTTTACAAGCTGTTGCAAGCCTATTTGGAATCTACTGTTACCTTTTATTCTTCAGGAATATCAGTATCCGGAAATTGTTTGTCTGGACTACATACTTAGTAGCGGCATTTTGCTCACTGAGCATTGTATTGGTAAAGAGGTGGAATGTGATTTTGGGCATACCAGACAAAGCCTTTGCAATTACTGACACCTCTCTGATCCAGTTCATTGGGGAGATGAACTCATTTCCCATTTACGTCATGGCTACGAGACTGTGTCCAAGAGGAATTGAGAGTAGTATGTACTCGTTTCTGTGGACTGTCCAGTTCCTGGGAATGGACATTAGCACATACATCTCCTCAGGACTTACACACCTGTTTGGGATCCAAAgccataattttaaaggcCTAGTACCCATGATCATCGTATGTGCAGCGGCACAACTTATACCAAACTTCTTTGTATCTTTACTACCAAATGAACTACCTACCGTACAAATGGATGACGATGTTACAGCCACAATcggtataataatagtagaTTAACAgctatatagttaagtatacAGTTAAGTCTATAGTTGTAGTAGTTAACTAGAGTATAATGAGTATGAATAGATGAAGGAGAGGAGGGAGAAGGGAATGAAATCCAGGCAGGATCAgagttttaatttttttaatctttttaaacaattttataccttattttggattttattactttgCAAATTGTTGGAACCACAACATTGGAAATATAATtctacaatttattaaaattttaaaaattatattttttatttaaatttctaTATTTTACTTGTAATTTAATACCTTTATTAGAAGGATTAAGTTGGCCATAGAATGTCTCAGTTTATGGGCCGTATGAGTAAATTGGCAGGTTTAGGCGCTGCTAGTGTGGCCCTTCCATACCTTTGCTTATTTGACGTTGATGGCGGTGAACGTGCAGTGATGTTTAACCGTTTTGCCGGTGGTGTAAGCAAGAAAACATTCGGGGAAGGCTCCCACTTTTATGTGCCCTGGTTCCAAGTTCCTTATTTATATGACATTAGAGCTAAACCTAAGGTGATTAATACCACAACTGGTACTCAGGATTTACAAATGGTTAGCATTAGCTTAAGGCTATTGTACAGACCATTGGCTGAACATTTGCCTAGAATCCATCAGAAACTTGGTCCAGACTTTGATGAGCGTGTTTTGCCTTCAATTGGAAATGAAGTTTTGAAGGCTGTAGTGGCTAAATATAACGCAGAATCGCTTTTAACTCAGAGAGATAAAGTGTCTAAGGACATTAGAGAGGCCATCACAGCTCGTGCAATGCAATTTGATATTAAACTTGACGATGTCgcaattacacatttgagTTACGGTAAAGACTTTTCAAAGGCTATTGAGGAGAAACAAGTTGCACAGCAGGAATCTGAAcgtgttaaatttatagtgGCCAAATCTGAACAGGAGAAGATTGCCGCTATAATCAGAGCAGAAGGAGAAGCTGAAGCTGCGAATCTCATCTCTAAGGCCGTTCAAACTCATGGCTCAGGAATGCTAGAGGTTAGGAAATTGGAAGCCGCTAAGGAAATCGCAGAAACGCTCTCCAACTCCAAAAACGTTGTATACGTACCAAATAATCTCAATATGCTCATTAATCCCACTAATCTCTAATCTTATTTACCCTTTAATTTGTGTTGTTTTActgtatattaatactatgtAATATACCCCGTGATACTCctactactatacaaatacatacatactatacatacacatagtatatactatatactgTATACTGTATGTTacataaaatgttattgaTTACTGCGTTTGGGAGTCATTGGTATATTTAAAAGCCTTGCGATATTGAATTTATTGCATGAATATCTCACAATGGTCTGAAATAGGAAGCTTGGAATTAAGTAGAAAAAGGCACTGCTCGGCATCGAAAGCCCgtaaaatgttattaatattatccCTATCCTTGATATTATCTTCATATTCTTCTGTCTGTTCTTCAACTTCTCCAATCTGCTGTCTAATCCATCATATATCAgtgattaataattaactatagtaataactgtgtaataaGTGAGCAGCGTGATTGACTGAATTTACCTGGCGTGGATTGTAAATTGTTTGGAATGGTGAGAGAAATATTATGTTCGAAAACAATTGTCATGAGAAAGCCAAAAATTGTTGGTAGAATGTAATAAGGATCTGGAAGACAAAGACTATCAAGCCAGAGACAAGGCTCATAGGTGAAGTCAGGTCGTGATTTAGGATCAATTGCAAATAATCTTAATCCACCGTAAACAGTTCCAAACATTAATCCTTGGACCATAGTAGCTCCCGTTTGTGTAAAAACGCCTTTAACAAAGGAATTTCTCTTTGTTAACTCGAATATCTTAAGCTGAGTTTCACGTGCTAATTCATGATTTTTAGTGCTAAAGGCCTGTTTTGCCTTTTCTTGGAGCTTTACAACATCAGGAACAATCACAGCATTTAATCTCCGACTACGCTCAGCTGCTGACCAAACTGGTAACAACAACACCTTAAAGAACAAAGTTATAAGACAAATTGTGGTACTCCAACTCAAGTTTAAGGTGTCGTGAACAGTTATAAACATTTGCTGAACGTAGTCTACAGGTAAAAAATGCTGTAAAAAACTTCTTTTACTGCCATTTGATTCTGTGATTCTAGTAAGTAAGTACTGGTGATAGTCTGgaatttcaaataattcCTCAATTCCTGAACTTTCCTCTCCAATTTCCAACTCCTCCTCCAATTCCTcaattaaatcattttcggccttatttttagtattgTAGACCTTTTCATTGAGATCATCAGTACTCAAATTggagtttttaaaatttgagaaGAATCTCGGATAAGATTGATTGAAGGTGTTAgttatagttaaattaaagGAAAATGTGTTACAATGGTTAATTAGGATTGGtaaattagaaaatgaTTTAGGAAGGTTATGTGTTGAGTTATTTATGGAATTAAAGTGTGAAATTGATCTTTTAAATGTATTCCTAAAAGAgaaaacattatttacaattaaataattatcatttatatacttaatatttttatataagtttaacatttaataCATTTTGACCACAATAACCACTCAAAAGTGTTTTCACAACACTATAAActgtttatatatttaattttctacacatttttaatttgtacaataatttgttaaaattttataatttgttatttatttcaatatttaaaatgattcCTTGTGAAATATAATTCACTAATTGCGTTAGTGAAATGTTATCTACTGTACGTAGTTTCgatttagtgttattagAAGAAGGTGAGGAATATGTTACTGATGCCGCCTGTACTTTATTCACTCATTTCCCCAATCAATCCACCGTCAACAACAATAATCTCAATTCTACCAATAATAACCCAAATCATACAAGCAATGTGAATAGAAATGTTTATAATAAGGGTAGAATAAGAATAGGTACAAAATCATTGATATTTGAACCTGATTCTCTGGATATGCCATTACTCAAATTACAATTCCAGCATAT
The Theileria parva strain Muguga chromosome 3 map unlocalized ctg_530, whole genome shotgun sequence DNA segment above includes these coding regions:
- a CDS encoding putative integral membrane protein, whose translation is MVSYKFIILLFISGKFTTVLSLRNLAELTLANNDTHQVLQSADQHTEVKGPDSNLKTQKPLEGQENQLEQQQQESQVQEQQQQESQVQEVNDRVADPAKGDLSEKKQEKELELPPKENQEHTVSDQGEHSTEGTKKQTTQESKEVKNALPEREGDLVSQNAKRTEGSDGHTEEASVEAGGSGGGGKAGKPEPGSVIQPPPEKVEQREEGVNSEDNRVTGELGAKRPAAERGSEGPPGQPGELSRPAQEEGQTDSRSQLPGPEAALSPSGKGSELPNPDQRQVTDTNGDGSGGTTVTKGATSENALNSGGASATGDRSTGSRAPAEPQVTSTTVLNTGGSGSMNNPTGTRLNHGGSAGNLLPSVPRVEELPSRASASLIHPLTPDETTIRPSVPQLAGAETTVRSQTKQVPINPLPNTSSTNATPPPTPNPVTLPTVLPSSPRAPDAAPNTPQATPNTSPPNTPPTTPANKDDGVKNVLMSVLRELERSLDEVNEIELSRPETPNKQSLCDVLNTTTTNICQTNSNPANAGNTGAPVNPELLGLVNRYYVNNACVTENSLNQLYNSGDFSYKLLSKHLAQFSKKAPNKTVQTVYDKSVPVVTKLTELFKDAETALVSDTVKKLLEKRYSVLTTALCGVANNQQDFLSSTELNNNHVTLSLNEEDFINQATKELMKAYEPMVELLREFNTLLPKLFELFEEGFENKINLVSSLAHVKPQESTASSGTRSGSGTGNTGVVPGGGGNAGPPAHALIQYVDDQDREIAAVHGHPSLIQRIKSLLQINSPADPAPTRPNEPAPARKQPPRREPGTSGQSRPSGPDSTPVNGLRLLDRASPGGVNVDQHTPRTATSGLTPLPGPQAPSNPGTGNSGQGNVVPSPPAPINPGAGLGSADAPGETDGSEGVFGGLKRRLKSLVSNSPGQPATKNVQHEIDDELLTAAYAQFEHLGLFKTKNGKLVPELDEQKVKTLVRSNLLSLNEFDSMYNLVIGPQRSMHGLYEFVEHLLLSPDADEKISALNDKKLMEQINKVVSPLEDLYEQVKSNSKDLRLRMPKIPVEETVTVRRTKRGAAEHRPSTAGSSFQVVSNSSGVKVSQEGQLAKIKNLFKPLLGNGMTGSTWFLVVSSVLIILI
- a CDS encoding BT1 family protein → MLNNIVNETDSVLLANPKLIKDEQHNAFQGLLSFDESLLYSSGHFSSRNELISCIVAMLHGVEVLTYLPTLYLYKDDFKISPALLTFILGLIRLPLNSKLLLAFMSDSVPIFGSRRKSYLAIGSFICFSSMFILGLLNESYSIILTTLLFALCSLGSALCSVIGEALVIECAYKQSTDQVTKTISTFYTFRKLTFAAMSYLSSILMMIIKKREIFMISSSLPFCVFFTSFFIQEKPFGYYLTIKEQYNRLVSFASKPEIKNPSIFLFISMIVPSAGTAMFYFMTERLHFQPEIFGRFSALQAVASLFGIYCYLLFFRNISIRKLFVWTTYLVAAFCSLSIVLVKRWNVILGIPDKAFAITDTSLIQFIGEMNSFPIYVMATRLCPRGIESSMYSFLWTVQFLGMDISTYISSGLTHLFGIQSHNFKGLVPMIIVCAAAQLIPNFFVSLLPNELPTVQMDDDVTATIDEGEEGEGNEIQAGSEF
- the PHB4 gene encoding prohibitin-4, which produces MSQFMGRMSKLAGLGAASVALPYLCLFDVDGGERAVMFNRFAGGVSKKTFGEGSHFYVPWFQVPYLYDIRAKPKVINTTTGTQDLQMVSISLRLLYRPLAEHLPRIHQKLGPDFDERVLPSIGNEVLKAVVAKYNAESLLTQRDKVSKDIREAITARAMQFDIKLDDVAITHLSYGKDFSKAIEEKQVAQQESERVKFIVAKSEQEKIAAIIRAEGEAEAANLISKAVQTHGSGMLEVRKLEAAKEIAETLSNSKNVVYVPNNLNMLINPTNL
- a CDS encoding 60Kd inner membrane family protein, producing MLNLYKNIKYINDNYLIVNNVFSFRNTFKRSISHFNSINNSTHNLPKSFSNLPILINHCNTFSFNLTITNTFNQSYPRFFSNFKNSNLSTDDLNEKVYNTKNKAENDLIEELEEELEIGEESSGIEELFEIPDYHQYLLTRITESNGSKRSFLQHFLPVDYVQQMFITVHDTLNLSWSTTICLITLFFKVLLLPVWSAAERSRRLNAVIVPDVVKLQEKAKQAFSTKNHELARETQLKIFELTKRNSFVKGVFTQTGATMVQGLMFGTVYGGLRLFAIDPKSRPDFTYEPCLWLDSLCLPDPYYILPTIFGFLMTIVFEHNISLTIPNNLQSTPDSRLEKLKNRQKNMKIISRIGIILITFYGLSMPSSAFFYLIPSFLFQTIVRYSCNKFNIARLLNIPMTPKRSNQ